The following DNA comes from Thermodesulfobacteriota bacterium.
ATCGTCATCCCGGCGGTGATTAAGTTTCTCAAACCCGACGGTCTGATCGTGGCCCTGATCAAGCCCCAGTTTGAAATCGGCAAGGGCCGCGTGGGCAAAGGGGGCGTCGTCCGCGACCCGGCCGATCACCGGGAAGTGCTGACGGATATATCCGCCTTTGCCGGGGAACAGGGGCTGAACGGCCGGACACCGGTGGTCTCGCCGATCATCGGGCCCAAGGGGAATGTAGAATTTTTTAATGTTTTTAGCCTTGCTTTTCCCGAAAAGATAGGCTAATCGTTTTGAATTTATAGCAGAACCTTTCGTAATTACGGAATATGTCCGTCGCTGTCATGCCGACAGTCGTTAACCCTGATATCGGAAGAGGAGCGTTAAATGGATGAGCAGGTAGAAAAAATCAGAAATATCGTCCTGGCCGGTCACGCCGGATCGGGTAAAACCATGATTTCCGAAGGCATGCTGTTCAACGCCAAAGCCATCGACCGTTTCGGCCGGGTGGAGGAAGGCAACACCGCCATGGATTCCGAGCCGGAAGAGGTCAAGCGCGGTTCCAGCATCACTACCGGGATATTTCAGCATGAATGGAAGAAACACATCATCAACCTGCTGGACACTCCCGGCGACCAGAACTTCTTCTCCGATTCCATCAGCTGCATGCAGGCGGCCGACGCGGCCGTTATCGTCATCGACAGCGTCGACGGCGTCAAGGTGCAAACGGAGGAGTCCTGGGAATTCGCCGCCACGCGCCATATCCCCTGCGCTGTCTTCATCAACAAGCTCGACAAAGAGCGGGCCGATTTCCAGCAGGCCCTCAGCGACGCCAGGGATATCCTGGCCCAGCCCAAACTGATTCTGCTGCAGCTGCCCATCGGCGAAAAGGAAAAATTCTCCGGCGTGGTCGACCTGATCAACATGAAGGCCCACACCTATGACGCCAGCGGCAACCGCACCACCGGCGAAATTCCGGCGGACATGAAGGAAGAGGCGGAAGCGGAAAAAGAGGCCCTCATCGAAAACATCGCCGAAGCCGACGACTCCCTGCTGGAACGGTACCTGGAAGGAGAATCCTTGAGCGACGAAGAGTTGAACACCGCCTTGAAAAAAGGGATCCTGTCGCGACTCTTCGTGCCGGTGCTGTGCGGCGCCGCCACCTCCCGCATCGGCATCGACCTGCTGTCCGATTTTGTCGTCAACTGCCTGCCCTCGCCGGCCGACCGGGGCGCCTGGAAAGCCAAAGACACCGACGGCAATGAAGTGACCTGCCTGCCCGACGCCAACGAACCGCTGGCGGCCTTTGTCTTTAAAACCGTAGCCGATCCCTTTGCCGGCCGCCTTTCCCTGTTCCGGGTGGTTTCCGGCAAGATGGGCACGGACGGCACTTTTCTCAACGTCAAAACCGACACCAGCGAGCGGTACAACCAGCTGCTGGTGCCGGTCGGGAAAAAGCAGAAGATTTCCACCGGCGCCGTGCCGGGCTCCATCGTCGCCCTGGCCAAGCTCAAGAACACCAATACCGGCAACACCATCTGCGACCCGACCCGGAAAGTCGTCTTCGAATGCGCCGAGCCCCTGCCCACGGTCATTTCATTCCAGGTCGAGCCCAAGAACAAGGGCGATGAAGACAAGCTTCAGTCCTCCATCAACAAGCTTATCGAAGAAGATCCGGCGCTGCAGCTGTCACGCAACGCCGAAGCCCGGGCCATCATGCTGGCCGGGCGGGGCCAGATCCACATCGAAACCGCGGTGGAGCGACTGAAACGCAAATTCAACGTGGAAGTCACCTTGAGTGTTCCCAAGATTCCCTACCGGGAGACCATCACCAAATCGGTGCGGGTCCAGGGCCGGCACAAGAAACAGTCCGGCGGTCACGGCCAGTTCGGCGACTGCTGGGTTCAGCTGGAACCCATGGAACGGGGCGGCGGCTATGAATTCGTCGACAAGATCGTCGGCGGAGCCATTCCCCGGAACTATATTCCGGCGGTGGATAAGGGCATCCAGGAAGCCTGCGTGGCCGGCCCCATTGCCGGGTTCCCCTGCGTGGATTTCCGGGCCATTCTGGATTACGGTTCCTACCACGCGGTGGACTCTTCGGAAATGGCCTTTAAAATCGCCGGTTCCCTGGCCTTCAAAAAAGCAGCGGTGGAAGCCGGTCCGGTGCTGCTCGAACCCATCATGGAAATCGTCGTCACCACCCCGGAAGAGTTCATGGGC
Coding sequences within:
- the fusA gene encoding elongation factor G, yielding MDEQVEKIRNIVLAGHAGSGKTMISEGMLFNAKAIDRFGRVEEGNTAMDSEPEEVKRGSSITTGIFQHEWKKHIINLLDTPGDQNFFSDSISCMQAADAAVIVIDSVDGVKVQTEESWEFAATRHIPCAVFINKLDKERADFQQALSDARDILAQPKLILLQLPIGEKEKFSGVVDLINMKAHTYDASGNRTTGEIPADMKEEAEAEKEALIENIAEADDSLLERYLEGESLSDEELNTALKKGILSRLFVPVLCGAATSRIGIDLLSDFVVNCLPSPADRGAWKAKDTDGNEVTCLPDANEPLAAFVFKTVADPFAGRLSLFRVVSGKMGTDGTFLNVKTDTSERYNQLLVPVGKKQKISTGAVPGSIVALAKLKNTNTGNTICDPTRKVVFECAEPLPTVISFQVEPKNKGDEDKLQSSINKLIEEDPALQLSRNAEARAIMLAGRGQIHIETAVERLKRKFNVEVTLSVPKIPYRETITKSVRVQGRHKKQSGGHGQFGDCWVQLEPMERGGGYEFVDKIVGGAIPRNYIPAVDKGIQEACVAGPIAGFPCVDFRAILDYGSYHAVDSSEMAFKIAGSLAFKKAAVEAGPVLLEPIMEIVVTTPEEFMGDVMGDLNSKRGRVLGMDSKGKNQIIKAIVPMSEFQTYDPDLRSMTGGRGKFTLTFSHYEIMPAQEANKVIEAANREKE